CTTTGCTGGAGGGCTGGGCCAAGGAGGATGCCCGCTACTGTCTGGCGCTGGCGACCGAGACGCAACTGGGGATGACGATCAACGCCCGGAATGCCGAACTGATGATCCGCCGTCTTGCCGCCTCGCCCCTCGCCGAGGCGAGAAGGTTTAGCGGCATGCTGTATGAGGCGGTAAGCGGCATCGCCCCGTCCCTTGTCCGCTACACCCGCCCCACCCCCTACGACCGGGAAAGGGCAGGGGAACTGCATGCGGATATGGAGCGGCTGGCCGACAAAATATCCGACTATGCAGGAAAAGTGGATGACGGCGAGGCGCAGGGCGTTGTCCGCCTGCTTTCTTTTGACCCCCGGGGAGATGACAAAATCGCGGCGGCGCTGTTGATGTCCGCCTCCAACCTCTCTTTTGCGGAGTGTTCCCGCATCGTCGAGGGGATGACCTTAAGCGAAAAAGGGGGGCTTTTCAAAACGGCGCTTCAGAAAATGAGTGCCCACGACGTCGCACCCCGGGAGTTTGAGCACGCGTCTTTGACGTTTGAACTTGTCTGCAGCGCTTCCTGCTATGCTCAGTTGAAGCGCCACAGAATGGCGACGCTTTCAGCTCAGGGGTATAACCCGGCGCTCGGGGTGACGATTCCTCCGGCCGTGATGGCTATCGGCAGGGAGGCTGACTTGCGCAAGCTGTGTCTCGAAGCGGAAAAGGTTGCCCGGAAGATAGCGGAAACGGGCCCGGCTGCCGCCGCCTATCTCCTGACCAATGCCCACCGCCGCCGGGTCATCATGACTGTAAACGCCCGGGAGCTTTACCATATTGCCCGTGTTCGCGCTGATCGTCACGCCCAGTGGGATGTCCGCCAGATGGCGGCAAGAATGGTAAGTCTCGGAAAAGAGGCGCTGCCGCTCGCCTCGCTGCTTGCCGGCGGCAAGGATGAATTTGCCGCTATCCATGCGGGCGTATTCGGCAAGGGGGAATGAGGGACGGCTCGGCAGCCCATTGTTGATGTTGTAATTGAGGCGCGCTTCTGTTAAGCATGTCCGGGATCGCGGATGGCCCGTTTTTATAAATATGATGACAAAGGAGAGGAGACAAGGATGATTGATGTCATGAAGGATGGACCTGTTAATCCTGTGAAGATACAGGACAATACATTTCGCGATGGGCACCAGTCCATCTATGCGACGCGGATGCGGACGGAAGACATGCTGCCCATTGCCGAACAGATGGATGAGACTGGTTTTTGGGCGATGGAGGTGTGGGGCGGCGCCACGTTTGACACAATGCATCGTTTCCTTGGCGAGGATCCTTGGGAGAGGCCGAAAACCCTCAAAAAATACATAAAAAAGACGCCATTTTCCATGCTGCTGCGGGGGCAGAATCTGGTCGGGTACCGCAATTACGCCGACGACGTGGCCCGGCTCTTCGTCGATAAGGCCTGCGATGCGGGGATTGACGTGTTCCGCGTTTTCGACGCCCTCAACGACCTGCGCAACTTCGAGACGGTGGTCGAGCGGATCAAGGCGAACGGCAAGCATTTCGAGGGGGCGATTTCCTATTCCCTGACGGAACGTCATCTGGGCGGGCCGGTGTTCAACATGGAGTACTACGTCAATCTCGCCAAAAAACTGGAGGCGATGGGGGCGGACAGCGTCTGCATCAAGGACATGGCCGGGATCATCTCTCCTTACGATATCTATGATCTGATTACGGAAATGAAGAAGGTCGTCAAGGTTCCCCTGCACCTGCACACGCACTACACAAGCGGGATGGCGTCGATGGCCTATATCAAGGCGATCGAGGCCGGCGTGGACATTGTCGATACCTGCCTTGCCCCCTACGCGCTGCGCACCTCGATGCCGGCCATCGAACCCTTGATGGTAGCTCTGCAGGGGACAAAGCGGGACACCGGCATGAATCTGCACAAGCTGATCAAAATGGGCGACCACCTGGAGAAAATTGCCCCCAAGTATAAGCAGAATCTGGCATCGAATACGCTTTCCCTGATCGACGCTGGCGTCCTGGAACACCAGATCCCCGGCGGCATGATCTCCAATCTGGTTAGTCAGCTCCGGGGGATGAACGCCCTGGATCGCATTGGCGAGGTTTATGCCGAGATTCCGCGGACCAGGACGGAAGCGGGCACCCCGCCCCTGGTTACCCCGACCTCCCAGATTGTCGGCGTGCAGGCGGTGATGAATGTCGTGGCCGGCCGGTACAAGATGATTAACAACCAGTTCAAGGACCTGATTTACGGTTTGTACGGAAAAACGCCGACCCCCATTGATCCCGAGGTGCAGAAGGTCGTTTTGAAGCGCAACAAGCGCGGTCAGACGCCGATTACCGGCCGGCCCGCCGATTATATCGAGCCGGAACTGGCAGACGCCAGGGCGAAGATCGGAGAACTTGCGAAAAATGATGAAGATCTGCTTACTTACGCACTATACCCGGCGACCGGCGAGCAGTTTTTGAAATGGAAATACGGGGTGGAACCGATGCCGGACAGTGTAATGCCTGCCCCGGTGGTGGAAGAGGGCAAGGGAAAATAGACAGGTAAATATCAGCCGGTAAGTCATTGCCCCCGGCGGCACAGGGCGCCTTAACACAGCGCCCCGTTTTGCCGGAGGCATTTTTGATCCTATGCCAGCATGCCGCCGTCAACCGTCAGGCACATCCCCGTTGTGTAGGATGCCGCATCGGAGACGAGATACAGCACAGCCCCGGCCATTTCCGCCGGCTGGGCGATTCGCCCCAACGGGATCATCGGCAGCGCGATCTTCATGATTTCCTCGCTTTGCGTCAGCGCGGAGGCGAATTTGGTGTCGGTGAGCCCCGGCAGCAGGGCATTTACCCGGATGTGGTACGGGGCAAGCTCTCGGGCATAGACCTTCGTCATGGAGATGACCCCCGCCTTGGTAATCGAGTAAACCCCCTGAAAAAGCGCGGGCCGGACGCCGTTTATCGATGCGACATTGACGATTGCCCCCCCGCCTGATTTCTGCATCAGTCGGGCGGCGCACTGACAGGCAAAAAAGGGTCCCTTCAGGTTGACGGCAAAGGTTTTGTCCCAGGCCCTTTCCTCGATGCTCAACGCGTCCCCGAAGGACGGGTTGGCGCCGGCGTTGTTCACCAGAATGTCGAGCTTGGGGAAGCGCTTCGCGACTTCGGCAAACAATGTCTGAATCTGCTCGATGTCCCCCATGTTACAGACGAGCGATTCCACCTCGCCGCCTGCCTCCCTGATTTTCGTCTCCACGCGCTGGAGGTTTTCCGGTCTTCTGCTGACCAGAATCACCCGGGCCCCGTGGGCGGAGAGTATTTTGGCGATAGCCTCGCCGATGCCGCGACTGGCGCCGGTTATCAATGCCGTTTTTCCTTTCAGACTGAATAGATCCATCATTTTCTCCTTTTTAAGTGTTACAGTACCGATTTCTCGATCAGCCGTTTGCAAGCTGCTTCGAGAACCTGAACGGCGGCGATCATCAGTTTAAAGCGCTCGTCTTTGGTCTGGCCGTGGTAGAAGCGCCAGTAAATCTGCTGGACGATTCCGGCCAGCCGGAACATTCCGAAACAATAGTAGAAATCGCTTTTTTCAACGGGTATTCCCATCCGCTCCGAGTAGCGTTTGATAAACTCCTGCCGCGTAAACATTCCGGGCAGGTGCGTCG
This genomic interval from Syntrophobacterales bacterium contains the following:
- a CDS encoding FAD-dependent thymidylate synthase, which translates into the protein MKIILAGHNIDRDIINEFQYLQPERRDLTPETIAAAYARISRNPAPVNELRASARGEVEKARLSNKNIVFEMGHSSIAEHAVFNIDIIGVSRLLVEEIERARLVSYTEKSQRYVLLADDFVIPDEVRGAGLEELFVAVIRRQNAFYRELYGQLRPYVFEKNKELAADPANAALLEGWAKEDARYCLALATETQLGMTINARNAELMIRRLAASPLAEARRFSGMLYEAVSGIAPSLVRYTRPTPYDRERAGELHADMERLADKISDYAGKVDDGEAQGVVRLLSFDPRGDDKIAAALLMSASNLSFAECSRIVEGMTLSEKGGLFKTALQKMSAHDVAPREFEHASLTFELVCSASCYAQLKRHRMATLSAQGYNPALGVTIPPAVMAIGREADLRKLCLEAEKVARKIAETGPAAAAYLLTNAHRRRVIMTVNARELYHIARVRADRHAQWDVRQMAARMVSLGKEALPLASLLAGGKDEFAAIHAGVFGKGE
- a CDS encoding pyruvate carboxylase subunit B yields the protein MIDVMKDGPVNPVKIQDNTFRDGHQSIYATRMRTEDMLPIAEQMDETGFWAMEVWGGATFDTMHRFLGEDPWERPKTLKKYIKKTPFSMLLRGQNLVGYRNYADDVARLFVDKACDAGIDVFRVFDALNDLRNFETVVERIKANGKHFEGAISYSLTERHLGGPVFNMEYYVNLAKKLEAMGADSVCIKDMAGIISPYDIYDLITEMKKVVKVPLHLHTHYTSGMASMAYIKAIEAGVDIVDTCLAPYALRTSMPAIEPLMVALQGTKRDTGMNLHKLIKMGDHLEKIAPKYKQNLASNTLSLIDAGVLEHQIPGGMISNLVSQLRGMNALDRIGEVYAEIPRTRTEAGTPPLVTPTSQIVGVQAVMNVVAGRYKMINNQFKDLIYGLYGKTPTPIDPEVQKVVLKRNKRGQTPITGRPADYIEPELADARAKIGELAKNDEDLLTYALYPATGEQFLKWKYGVEPMPDSVMPAPVVEEGKGK
- a CDS encoding SDR family oxidoreductase produces the protein MMDLFSLKGKTALITGASRGIGEAIAKILSAHGARVILVSRRPENLQRVETKIREAGGEVESLVCNMGDIEQIQTLFAEVAKRFPKLDILVNNAGANPSFGDALSIEERAWDKTFAVNLKGPFFACQCAARLMQKSGGGAIVNVASINGVRPALFQGVYSITKAGVISMTKVYARELAPYHIRVNALLPGLTDTKFASALTQSEEIMKIALPMIPLGRIAQPAEMAGAVLYLVSDAASYTTGMCLTVDGGMLA